A single Plasmodium yoelii strain 17X genome assembly, chromosome: 10 DNA region contains:
- a CDS encoding DEAD/DEAH box helicase, putative, whose amino-acid sequence MNANWISQLENLLGEKNTKKNCEANGIKFPKIKNEVQNEINYKQKDYHNLTSYNIKKEIINNYQKENINRLYSWQKECLCELKKVKWEERENFLFVAQTSGGKTLVAEIFAFEEIKKTEKIFFLFPLNSLINEKLEYFKKICKGTDIQIGSEFDQNDIILCTYEKFNNYLNKNKLKYTAEDINSRAYEHISQKDYNYDNEDKKYIVIIDEFHLISEKGRGIYIENIISKSLYLNKKKPRIKIICMSATLNNMHKLKKWLNAKIYISSYRPQVVSEHYVCNYDIYKKGPEFDYYYLNNMYDFCTSYENKKDNKSPSYCYKRDTINYKVEKAILHDIDCVTPRRNCYETPIKYGYETKINAQSELFKNKIYNFLQQKNQSLNNDLIQTILCFSYHSLVKNINTLIFCSTKRNCEIYINLINQFISALSIDNVPENIKIKRQKLNEKILHIDKYAYEKMNKLITNGICYYYSDIGNSIKRLLEHFYKEKVLFLLTCTSTLAIGLNLLVDRVLIASPFIAQNFLTITQYKQMIGRAARLKEGDSFLIVEKKYEKKILELFKENVTNIKSTMNNGSQEEIEKYIIEFLCLVDQPITFHDIISLFSYSLCFVELTFSDNEINENYITNENDTILDNIAYIYHFGNNNINTFYKELDMYCNDNSWVGKEIASVSSIKHCDKNELMQIKYEDSPYHISSTTPRKINQKRGEKYTNTTNISLHNLLQLDLHMFTQNELLFYEKTKKEINMAINNLIKHKCIEIINHKKIKATRLCRSLCISNFTVTYGIDLLNEIKSYDKIHTYNNKFHLCYICSCHNLNIAGFIYYLPFLKNLISIISFDNYTKYIIFEILKFDNDIINMLNLKNQNISHDQKKKKFFSDDLVQKKYNKLYLAILLFLYLQGANISTICTIFKIPKDVLKSILQNTYIHIHILIAFFDELDEWIISCLLKKFLQNFKNIKSASENNSDEFFQVAEFSYSKYYSKKRKKEKNTQWRK is encoded by the coding sequence ATGAATGCAAATTGGATATCACAACTTGAAAATTTACTAGGAgagaaaaatacaaaaaaaaattgtgaagCAAATGGAATAAAGTTTCCAAAAATCAAAAACGAAGTGCAAAATGAGATCAATTACAAACAGAAGGATTACCATAATTTAACTAGCtacaacataaaaaaagaaattataaataattatcaaaaagaaaatataaatagatTATATAGTTGGCAAAAGGAATGCTTGTGTGAACTAAAGAAAGTAAAATGGGAGGAACGTGAAAACTTTTTATTCGTAGCGCAGACTTCTGGAGGTAAAACATTAGTAGCTGAAATCTTTGCTTTTGAGGAAATCAAAAAAACAGAAAagatatttttcttattccCATTAAATTCATTGATCAATGAAAAATtggaatattttaaaaaaatttgtaaGGGTACAGATATTCAAATAGGTAGCGAATTTGATCAAAAcgatattattttatgtacatatgaaaaatttaataattatttaaataaaaataaattgaagtatacaGCAGAAGATATCAATTCACGAGCCTATGAACATATTTCTCAAAAAgattataattatgataatgaAGACAAAAAATACATAGTCATAATTGATGAATTTCATCTTATAAGTGAAAAAGGAAGAGGAAtttatattgaaaatataatttcaaaaagtttatatttgaataaaaaaaaacctcgaataaaaattatatgcatgAGTGCAAcattaaataatatgcacaaattgaaaaaatggTTAAATGctaaaatatacatatcaTCTTATCGTCCCCAAGTAGTTAGTGAGCATTATGTGTGTaattatgatatttataaaaaaggaCCCGAatttgattattattatcttaaCAATATGTATGATTTTTGTACAtcatatgaaaataaaaaagataataagTCCCCATCATATTGTTATAAGAGAGATACAATTAATTATAAAGTTGAGAAAGCAATACTCCATGATATTGATTGTGTAACACCACGACGAAATTGTTATGAAACTCCGATCAAATATGGTTATGAAACGAAAATAAATGCTCAATCTGAACTTTTCaagaataaaatttataattttttacaacAAAAGAACCAATCATTAAACAATGATTTAATTCAAACAATCTTATGTTTTTCTTATCATAGTTtagtgaaaaatataaatacattaatattttgttctacAAAAAGAAACTGTGaaatttacataaatttaataaatcaaTTTATTAGTGCATTATCTATTGATAATGTTccagaaaatataaaaataaaacgacAGAAATTAAATGAGAAAATACTTCATATtgataaatatgcatatgaAAAGATGAATAAATTGATAACTAATGGgatatgttattattatagtgATATTGGAAATTCTATAAAACGTTTATTagaacatttttataaagagaaagtattatttttattaacctGCACATCAACATTAGCTATTGGGCTAAATTTATTAGTAGACAGGGTTTTAATAGCATCACCATTTATTGCACAAAACTTTTTAACTATAACACAATATAAACAAATGATTGGTAGAGCAGCTAGATTAAAAGAAGGAGATTCATTTTTGattgttgaaaaaaaatatgagaaaaaaatattagaattgtttaaagaaaatgtaactaatataaaaagtaCGATGAATAATGGATCCCAAGaagaaatagaaaaatatataattgaattTCTTTGTTTAGTAGATCAGCCAATAACATTTCATGAtataatttctttattttcatattccTTATGTTTTGTTGAGCTTACATTTAGCGATAATGAAATAAAcgaaaattatataacaaatgaaaatgatacaATTTTGGAcaatattgcatatatataccattttggtaacaataatataaatactttTTATAAAGAGCTAGATATGTATTGTAATGACAATTCTTGGGTTGGTAAGGAAATAGCAAGTGTTAGTTCTATAAAACAttgtgataaaaatgaactaaTGCAAATAAAATACGAGGATTCTCCATATCATATTAGTAGCACAACACCGAGAAAGATTAATCAAAAAAGAGGcgaaaaatatacaaatacaACAAATATATCATTACATAATTTACTACAATTGGACCTGCACATGTTCACGcaaaatgaattattattttatgaaaagacaaaaaaagAGATTAACATGGcgataaataatttaataaaacataaatgtaTCGAAATAATAAaccataaaaaaataaaagctaCAAGATTGTGTAGGTCTTTATGTATAAGTAATTTTACAGTAACATATGGTATAgatttattaaatgaaataaaaagttaCGACAAAATACATacttataataataaatttcatttatgttatatatgtTCATGTCATAATTTAAACATTGCAGggtttatatattatttaccctttttaaaaaatctaATATCAATTATATCATTTGATAATTAtactaaatatataatttttgaaatattaaaatttgataatgatataataaatatgttaaatttaaagaatcaaaatatttcgcatgaccaaaaaaaaaaaaaatttttttctgATGACCTTGttcagaaaaaatataacaaattatatttggctattttattatttttatatttacaaGGAGCTAATATATCTACTATATGTaccatttttaaaataccaAAAGATGTTTTAAAATCGATTTTACAGAAtacatatattcatatacatATCCTAATTGCTTTCTTTGATGAACTTGATGAATGGATAATATCATGTCTTTTAAAAAAGTTTCTTcagaattttaaaaatataaaatcggCTTCAGAAAATAATAGTGACGAATTTTTTCAAGTTGCAGAATTTTCttattcaaaatattattcaaaaaaGAGGAAGAAGGAAAAGAACACGCAATGGCGTAAATAA
- a CDS encoding enoyl-CoA hydratase — MQIQKMFLLTRYGKQFYSDINIRRNLKLFNTFKQYTTYLNKQEIINNNSQSIDEKKKNDNINFCNKYVDFFRDESRNIGILTFKNICDKKNIFPDFLEELKNVVDHINNIISNEENNKFYINEFKNKDNYLVKNLKKAIPYYDNKLKVLIINGSDSNFRKNCNTFLNSIDFSSYLKCDEGTNVDISSMFRIICNNIQQLPLITISNINGICYNSGMDIILSTDFRISNENSKYGYDKTYIGLYPYGGSIQKLFRHIPMNYSKYLLLTSQTINAFDALKFNLIDICINQNDEFYINNSNVNFDNNLTKKNKINIIKENIIKYFNDIFINEHFKLKANDDSFIFTLFFAFQFLFTPTYILQNIKMSINEGMLLSDSNAYLDCDRMVFEKSINTPERLEILNYLKTKKISEYKPKEN; from the coding sequence ATgcaaatacaaaaaatgtttttactGACACGATATGGGAAACAATTTTATTcggatataaatataagaaGGAACTTGAAACTGTTCAATACATTTAAACAATATACAACTTATTTGAACAAACAAGAaatcataaataataattcccAATCAATtgatgagaaaaaaaaaaatgataatataaatttttgtaataaatatgttGACTTTTTTCGAGATGAAAGTAGAAATATTGGAATACtaacttttaaaaatatatgtgataagaaaaatatttttcctGATTTTTtagaagaattaaaaaatgttgtagatcatataaataatataatatctaacgaggaaaataataaattctatatcaatgaatttaaaaataaagataattaTTTAgttaaaaatttgaaaaaagcAATAccatattatgataataaattaaaggtATTAATTATTAATGGAAGTGATagtaattttagaaaaaattgtaatacaTTCTTAAATTCAATTGATTTTAGTTCTTATTTAAAATGTGATGAAGGAACTAATGTTGATATCTCAAGCATGTTTAGAATAATATGCAATAATATTCAACAGCTACCTTTAATAACCATTAGCAATATTAATGGGATTTGTTATAACAGTGGTATGGACATAATTTTGTCAACAGATTTTAGAATTTCAAATGAAAATAGCAAATATGGATATGATAAAACTTATATTGGTTTATACCCATATGGTGGTAgtatacaaaaattatttagacATATTCCTATGaattattcaaaatatttattattaacaagTCAGACAATTAATGCATTTGATGCATTAAAATTCAATTtaatagatatatgtataaatcaaaatgatgaattttatataaataattctaatgttaattttgataataatctaactaaaaaaaataaaatcaatattataaaagaaaatattataaaatatttcaatgatattttcataaatgaacattttaaattaaaGGCAAATGATGATAGCTTTATTTTTACtcttttttttgcttttcaatttttatttactcCTACTTATATtctacaaaatataaaaatgtctatTAATGAAGGGATGCTACTAAGTGATTCAAATGCATATTTAGATTGCGATCGAATGGTATTCGAAAAATCTATAAACACACCTGAACGGTTAGAAattctaaattatttaaagacaaaaaaaataagcgaATACAAGCCGAAGGAAAATTAG
- a CDS encoding 60S ribosomal protein L7-3, putative, with the protein MAKDNKKQTKKPSKKTPAPCPLSNKKAVKKEIKKEKKNGIRMNPLIFERKRKSNIIGVGIRPKKDLSKYVKWPKHLRLQRKKKILLQRLKVPPAINQFNYTLSKNQTQDLMNFLKEYKPESKSEKKERLLKKAKDDLNNAQSKDKKPMMIKYGIKHITKLIERKNCSLVVIANDVTPIELVLFLPALCRMKDIPYCFVKNRSKLGKLVHKKMATAVCIQKVRKEDQEKLDYFCKLSREQFNDNADIRRKWGGQKMSKKSLILKKMKDKAKKLEEAKKKEISTKL; encoded by the exons ATG gcAAAAGATAACAAgaaacaaacaaaaaaacCTTCCAAAAAAACACCAGCACCATGCCCCTTGAGTAATAAAAAAGCTGTTaagaaagaaataaaaaaagaaaagaaaaatggAATTCGAATGAATCCTTTAATTTTtgaaagaaaaagaaaatctAATATTATTGGTGTCGGTATACGCCCAAAGAAagatttatcaaaatatgttaaatggCCAAAACATCTTAGATTacaaagaaaaaagaaaattttattacaaaGATTAAAAGTTCCTCCTGCAATTAACCAATTTAACTACACTCTTTCAAAGAATCAG ACTCAAGATTTGATGAATTTCTTAAAAGAATATAAACCCGAATCTAAATCagagaaaaaagaaagatTACTTAAAAAAGCTAAAGATGATTTAAACAATGCACAATCAAAAGATAAAAAGCCTATGATGATTAAATATggaataaaacatataactAAATTAATTGAACGAAAAAATTGTAGTCTTGTTGTTATAGCAAATGATGTTACTCCAATTGaattagttttatttttaccaGCTTTATGCAGAATGAAAGATATTCCTTACTGTTTTGTTAAAAATAGATCAAAATTAGGAAAACttgtacataaaaaaatggcCACAGCTGTATGCATACAAAAGGTTCGAAAAGAAGATCAAGAAAAATTAGATTATTTTTGCAAATTATCTAGAGAACAATTTAATGACAATGCAGATATAAGAAGAAAATGGGGAGGCCAAAAAATGAGCAAAAAATCAttgattttgaaaaaaatgaaagataAAGCCAAAAAACTTGAAGAGgcaaagaaaaaagaaatatcCACCAAATTGTAA
- a CDS encoding 60S ribosomal protein L5, putative, whose amino-acid sequence MAYVKVVKNKAYFKRYQVKYRRRREGKTDYRARKALILQDKNKYNAQKLRFIVRKTNSQIICQIASAHIEGDKILSEAKSKELVRYGIPVGLKNYAAAYATGLLCARRFLKHLNLDSQFIGVEKVTAESVADDGDKEEEGERKPIKAFLDVGITRTTTGNRVFAALKGACDGGINIPHGNNRFPGSKNEFNPEQLRKNILGIHVAEYMASMKEEDMDKYKAHFNDYLKHKIDENNIENMYLTAHEKIRKNPEKKPKKATKKFIAKHQKPTKLNAKLRKQRVKEKLEKYIEKLQ is encoded by the exons ATGGCTTATGTAAAagttgtaaaaaataaagcgTATTTTAAAAGATATCAAGTCAAGTATAGAAGAAGAAGAG AGGGAAAAACCGACTATCGAGCTAGGAAGGCCCTAATCTTacaagataaaaataaatacaatgcACAAAAGCTTCGTTTTATTGTTCGTAAAACAAACAGTCAAATAATATGTCAAATAGCTAGTGCCCATATCGAAGgtgataaaatattatcagAAGCAAAATCAAAAGAATTAGTTAGATATGGAATTCCTGTCGGATTAAAAAACTATGCAGCTGCATATGCTACTGGATTATTATGTGCTAGAagatttttaaaacatttaaattTAGATAGTCAATTTATAGGAGTCGAAAAAGTTACTGCTGAATCAGTAGCTGATGATGGTGATAAAGAAGAAGAAGGTGAAAGAAAACCAATCAAAGCATTTTTAGATGTAGGTATAACTCGAACAACAACAGGAAATAGAGTTTTTGCTGCATTAAAAGGTGCATGTGATGGTGGTATAAATATTCCACATGGAAATAATCGATTCCCTGGatcaaaaaatgaatttaacCCTGAACagttaagaaaaaatatattaggtATACATGTAGCTGAATATATGGCTTCTATGAAAGAAGAAGATATGGATAAATATAAAGCTCATTTTAATGAttatttaaaacataaaattgaTGAGAATAATATCGAAAATATGTATCTTACTGCTCatgaaaaaattagaaaaaatcCTGAGAAGAAACCCAAAAAGGCTACTAAAAAATTCATAGCCAAACATCAAAAACcaacaaaattaaatgcaaaaTTAAGAAAGCAAAGAGTTAAAGAAAAG ttgGAAAAGTACATCGAGAAATTACAATAA
- a CDS encoding vacuolar protein sorting-associated protein 3, putative, whose product MELFKVEDVNCQLNYEITLGCSYNEYMFVCTIDGYIYRYKIFQNKEKNNNIELTYVDSCLIKKDKKINKIIIVECDNTFILLILIDDHIYFIKNSNFPNYKIISKNIDLFTINESRRFELLLYGQKKKKLYFYKYVDNNYKLYKDIQFLDILTSFLWINNSLFLAINKNYYLQNLSNNNDNNRVLLYSHEFEQTYKYITLINLCEIFIVCDLNIGVFYDVETSMPSRKNTIILPSNIIQLLSFRFFLCCLNSRGVLNFYNTNNQQHIQTIEINSGIENGIKSGIKGEIKGGIENGIKGEVKLVVNFSSIGGRNMFGELFNFENSYENSYENRYDGIRQEKKSPKKMLNFKQAFSESVITNVKGNTKQYGLNILDNKDIEYNNDEEKMEMVKLLSISDENNYLKNSLYIINNNFINVIKCIELYKYLPKCIEQNKIETGFLLIENNNFENEIDKINILNEYNKACAYFYFKKLNFSLAFMLFEKVNINIFFLLSFWANYFNSSFKKYDNEQDIYLYSKNKINDIKNIEENINKQFKQFLPIISTIYELIEQEYHLYSQNVTKSYMDPHINENDNNFLSKKKILNIANICLIKYLLKKRDFFIENKYDIKIDRAIWQNIAATPNHRESPTHPMPTQPMPTQPIPNQSLPPHHLSYKYIHIDELIDNILIKLMVSSNYKNLSPFIMKTSNLNLDVNECIEYLKENQKFIEIILINIRFHNFDVAIKMCISFLHYYKMVEDSDSLQHDHSNMEYEKNGDDQDMWWCKMLDEKKFKNNIERSKAFHSILKEIYNVLIILNNNVHLINIEKSGIKKLFECSFPFLLKYNEKLFYDFIINNNLILRPHEILLTFKKLQDIKLKKKINYYIQKYVMNYIKYDKKNKNVNAILLELYINDSEKPVQVRQKKILKMLRSNYPIDTNHIIQMIENKNFNLVTALLYGRIHKHYESLEILCEEDLGMCEKYCHYYSFMLKNFVKGLKKEKYESIFSSIYNNDKTIYQKLVNEKNSNNDLSTNDEYKQDDKIVKEKKNNKKKADKISDLFIKDIIKEYHKYSYITMNKNSLEKIKKLNNLNKINDENIQNKEENIKKEYDYMLHLIGNEKNSSNDDDTTNYYDNNPSYGYSSQNSETNKSTNYQHFTDIENENTSDNLIIDYSDENNNIKEQEFAKKKKKKNEREREREISIMGKKSQNSKLKKKNDKYKKLLGNISKNRDIDLLEYFHVYNENKCRSCGFFFLFIKVCMDKYKNKNTCETKKEIYKNYIIYILNKYANHNDLNNIYIFKMIPENWKISKISDYLNFYLRKKLNTRTNLEIYHNLIKSTYLNTTYNMIKRKEEKIIIQDNIVCNVCKTFIEEKEFVYFSENVVLHIKCVCKYNTAQ is encoded by the exons ATGGAACTGTTTAAGGTTGAGGATGTGAATTGCCAATTAAATTATGAAATAACGTTAGGATGTTcatataatgaatatatgtTTGTATGTACTATAGATGGATACATATATCGTTATAAGATATTTCagaataaagaaaaaaataataatattgaattAACATATGTTGATAGttgtttaataaaaaaagataaaaagataaataaaataattatagtaGAATGTGataatacatttatattattaatcttAATTGATGATCATAtctattttataaaaaattcaaattttccaaattataaaataatttcaaaaaatatagatttatTTACAATAAATGAGAGTAGACGATTTgaactattattatatggacaaaaaaaaaaaaaattatatttttataaatatgttgataataattataaattatataaagataTTCAATTTTTGGATATTTTAACTAGTTTCTTATGGATAaataattctttatttttagcaataaataaaaattactatttacaaaatttgtccaataataatgataataatagaGTCCTTTTATATTCTCACGAATTTGAacaaacatataaatatataacccTAATTAATCTTTGTgaaatttttattgtttgtGATTTAAATATTGGGGTTTTTTATGATGTAGAAACATCTATGCCTTCAAGAAAAAACACAATTATATTACCAAGCAATATAATTCAATTATTGTCATttagattttttttatgttgcTTAAACTCAAGGGGCgtattaaatttttacaaCACAAACAATCAGCAACATATACAAACCATTGAGATAAACAGTGGAATAgaaaatggaataaaaaGCGGAATAAAAGGCGAAATAAAAGGCGGAATAGAAAATGGAATAAAAGGCGAAGTAAAATTAGTGGTTAACTTTTCGAGTATTGGAGGAAGGAACATGTTTGGTGAACTATTTAACTTTGAAAATAGTTATGAAAATAGTTATGAAAATCGTTATGACGGCATTAGGCAAGAGAAAAAGTCtccaaaaaaaatgctaaatTTTAAACAAGCATTTAGCGAAAGTGTTATCACAAATGTAAAAGGGAATACAAAACAATATGgattaaatattttagataataaagatatagaatataataatgatgaagaaaaaatggaaatggtAAAACTATTATCCATCTCAGATgaaaataactatttaaaaaatagtttatacattattaataataattttataaatgtaatTAAATGTAtagaattatataaatatttaccaAAATGtatagaacaaaataaaattgaaactggatttttattaatagaaaataacaattttgaaaatgaaatagataaaattaatatattaaatgaatataataaagcatgtgcatatttttattttaaaaaattaaatttttcacTTGCCTTTATGCTTTTTGAAaaagtaaatattaatatattttttcttttatctttttgggcaaattattttaattcatcatttaaaaaatatgataatgaacaagacatatatttatattcaaaaaacaaaataaatgacattaaaaatatagaagaaaatattaataaacaatttaaaCAATTTCTTCCAATTATATCTACTATTTATGAATTAATTGAACAAGAATATCATCTATATTCTCAAAATGTCACTAAAAGTTATATGGACCCACAcattaatgaaaatgataataattttttatcaaaaaaaaaaatacttaatATTGCTAATATTTGCTTAATCAAATACTTATTGAAAAAAAGAGACTTTTTTAtcgaaaataaatatgacaTCAAAATTGATCGAGCCATTTGGCAAAATATAGCAGCCACCCCAAACCATAGGGAAAGCCCAACGCACCCCATGCCAACACAGCCCATGCCAACGCAACCCATCCCAAATCAGTCTTTGCCACCCCACCATTTGTCATATAAATACATACACATTGACGAGCTGATTGATAATATTCTCATAAAATTAATGGTAAGtagtaattataaaaatttgagTCCATTTATTATGAAAACGTCAAATTTAAATTTGGATGTAAATGAGTGTATAGAATATTTAAAGGAAAATCAAAAGTTCAtcgaaattattttaattaatatacgATTTCACAATTTTGATGTTGCAATTAAAATGTGTATATCATTtttgcattattataaaatggtAGAGGATAGTGACTCTCTTCAACATGACCATAGCAATAtggaatatgaaaaaaatggagaTGATCAAGATATGTGGTGGTGCAAAATGTTAgacgaaaaaaaatttaaaaataatatcgaACGAAGTAAAGCTTTTCATTCTATcctaaaagaaatatataatgttctaataattttaaataacaatgttcatttaataaatatagaaaaaagtGGAATAAAAAAACTTTTTGAATGctcatttccatttttattaaaatataatgaaaaattattttatgattttattataaataataatttgattTTACGTCCTCATGAAATATTACtcacatttaaaaaattacaagacataaaattaaagaaaaaaattaattactacatacaaaaatatgtaatgaattatataaaatatgataaaaaaaataaaaatgttaatgcAATTTTGcttgaattatatattaacgATTCAGAAAAACCTGTACAAGTCaggcaaaaaaaaatattaaaaatgttacgCTCCAATTACCCAATTGACACAAATCACATAATTCAGAtgattgaaaataaaaattttaatttagtTACAGCCTTATTGTATGGGAGAATTCATAAGCATTA TGAAAGTCTGGAAATTCTTTGCGAAGAAGATTTGGGAATGTGTGAAAAGTATTGCCATTATTATAGCTTCatgttaaaaaattttgtaaaagggttaaaaaaagaaaaatacgAAAGTATATTTTCTAGTATATACAACAAtgataaaactatatatCAAAAATTGGTTAATGAGAAAAACTCAAATAACGATTTATCAACAAATGATGAATATAAGCAAGATGATAAAATAGTGAAGGAGAagaagaataataaaaaaaaagcagACAAAATTAgtgatttatttattaaggATATTATTAAGGAATATCATAAATATAGTTACATAACaatgaataaaaattctttggaaaaaataaaaaaattaaataatttaaataaaataaatgatgaaaatatacaaaacaaagaagaaaatataaaaaaagaatatgatTATATGCTTCATTTAATTGGTAATGAAAAAAACAGTTctaatgatgatgatacaactaattattatgataataacCCATCTTATGGTTATTCTTCCCAAAATAGTGAAACAAATAAATCAACAAATTATCAACATTTCACTGatattgaaaatgaaaatactAGTGATAACTTAATTATAGATTATagtgatgaaaataataatataaaagaacaagaatttgcaaaaaaaaaaaaaaaaaaaaatgaaagagaAAGAGAAAGAGAAATTTCCATAATGGGAAAAAAATCTCAAAATtccaaattaaaaaaaaaaaatgataaatacaaaaaattattaggAAATATTTCCAAAAATCGAGATATTGATTTATTGGAATATTTTCATGTTTATAATGAAAACAAATGTAGATCATGtggttttttctttttatttattaaagtGTGTAtggataaatataaaaataaaaatacatgtgaaacaaaaaaagaaatttataaaaattatataatttatattttaaataaatatgcaaatcataatgatttaaataatatatatatatttaaaatgataccggaaaattggaaaatatcaaaaatatcagattatctaaatttttatttgagaaaaaaattaaatacacgAACTAACCTTGAAATATATCACAATCTTATAAAAAGCACCTACTTAAACACCACttataatatgattaaaagaaaagaagaaaaaattattatacaagATAATAT AGTTTGCAATGTTTGTAAAACTTTTATTGAAGAAAAGgaatttgtttatttctCAGAAAATGTTGTACTACATATAAAATGTGTGTGCAAATATAATACTGCCCAATag
- a CDS encoding calcium-dependent protein kinase, putative yields the protein MGNIIKKLLKSYNYVGNKKNEYKFGKILGCGSFGVVRECINKETNEVYAVKIIKKKKKHKKNSNFEKMVKNEINYLSIMSHENIIKLKDFFEDKNKFYIVLEKCEGGELFYKIVKNKCLLESESIQIVRQVCCTLEYLHSNNIIHRDIKAENFLFKNKNTENIKLIDFGMAKTVNCEYLTELCGSPHYISPELIRKKYTLSSDIWALGVMVFFMLTGKYPFEGKNTQKVVDEILNKNINWKDKEFSSLSVEAIDFLKKLLERNERKRLTAFEALNHPWIKLEME from the exons ATGggaaatataattaaaaaattactaaaGAGTTATAATTATgtaggaaataaaaaaaatgaatataaatttgGGAAAATATTAGGATGTGGATCTTTTGg GGTTGTACGAGAATGCATTAACAAAGAGACAAACGAAGTGTATGCCGTTAAAATAAttaagaagaaaaaaaaacataaaaaaaattcaaattttgaaaagatggttaaaaatgaaataaattatttatctATAATGAGCCacgaaaatattataaaactCAAAGATTTTTTCgaagataaaaataagttttatatagttttagAAAAATGTGAAGGGGgagaattattttataaaattgttaaaaataaatgtttattGGAAAGTGAGTCAATTCAAATTGTTCGTCAG GTTTGTTGCACCTTGGAATATTTACACTCAAATAACATCATTCATAGGGATattaaa gcggaaaattttttatttaaaaataaaaatacagaaAATATTAAGTTAATAGATTTTGGAATGGCCAAAACG GTTAATTGCGAATATTTAACTGAGCTATGTGGGTCGCCTCATTACATTTCCCCAGAATTGATAAG aaaaaaatatacattgtCATCAGATATCTGGGCCCTTGGTGTAATggttttttttatgttaacAGGGAAATATCCATTTGAAGGAAAAAACACACAAAAAGTTGTG gatgaaatattaaataaaaatataaattggaAAGACAAAgaattttcttctttatcaGTTGAG gCCATAGACTTTCTAAAAAAACTTCTTGAGCGGAATGAAAGAAAAAGGCTTACAGCATTTGAAG CACTCAATCATCCATGGATTAAATTAGAAATGGAATAA